One part of the Candidatus Dormiibacterota bacterium genome encodes these proteins:
- a CDS encoding FAD-binding oxidoreductase, producing the protein MATVTSEQALASLAAHVHGSVLQPGEPAYDAARRIFNGMIDKRPRVIVQALGAGDVMQAVRFARENDLLVAVRGGGHNVAGHAACDDQMLIDLSRLRSVRVDPKRRVAHADPGCNYTDFDLECQAHGLATTGGTVASTGIAGLTLGGGLGFLMGSYGLACDNVRSVDVVLADGRFVKATADENSDLYWAVRGGGGNFGVVTSFEFQLHPVGALFGGMVIWPIKDGREALQAFREVTMGGPDELSCAYAIVMLPGMGTVALVAACYNGPAHTGEPLIRVLQNVGTPLDDGIRPISYIEVQHLFAEIPFGLQNYWKGHFVGEMPDAAIDAVMDAAGAMTSEHSAILIEAPHGAASRVADADTAYSQRDKRFNISALAIWEEDGNPQRHIQWTRAFAARIEPLSGGGAAYVNYLSDDASAEEVKGAYGGEKYRRLRALKAKYDPQNVFRYNQNIPPA; encoded by the coding sequence ATGGCAACCGTGACGAGCGAACAGGCGCTCGCTTCTCTGGCGGCGCACGTGCACGGCAGCGTTCTTCAGCCGGGGGAGCCAGCGTACGACGCGGCACGGCGGATCTTCAACGGCATGATCGACAAGCGGCCGCGGGTCATTGTCCAGGCGCTGGGGGCCGGCGATGTGATGCAGGCGGTGCGCTTCGCCCGAGAGAACGACCTCCTGGTCGCGGTCCGAGGCGGCGGACACAACGTTGCCGGACATGCGGCCTGCGACGACCAGATGCTGATCGACCTATCGCGCCTTCGTAGCGTGCGGGTTGATCCCAAGCGCCGGGTCGCCCACGCCGATCCGGGATGCAACTACACGGACTTCGATCTCGAGTGCCAGGCGCACGGTTTGGCCACGACCGGGGGGACTGTGGCCAGTACCGGGATCGCGGGGCTGACCCTCGGGGGCGGGCTCGGCTTCCTGATGGGCAGCTACGGCCTCGCTTGCGACAACGTCCGGTCGGTCGACGTCGTGCTGGCGGACGGCCGCTTCGTCAAAGCGACTGCCGACGAGAACTCAGACCTCTACTGGGCCGTGCGCGGCGGCGGCGGCAACTTCGGCGTCGTAACCTCCTTCGAATTTCAACTCCACCCGGTCGGAGCGTTGTTCGGCGGCATGGTCATCTGGCCGATCAAGGATGGCCGCGAGGCCCTGCAAGCGTTCCGTGAGGTGACGATGGGCGGACCGGATGAACTGAGCTGCGCCTACGCGATCGTCATGCTTCCGGGGATGGGCACGGTGGCGCTCGTTGCCGCCTGCTACAACGGGCCGGCCCACACCGGCGAGCCCCTGATCCGTGTCCTGCAGAACGTTGGAACGCCGCTGGATGATGGGATCCGCCCGATCAGCTATATCGAAGTCCAGCACCTCTTCGCGGAAATCCCGTTCGGACTCCAGAACTACTGGAAGGGCCACTTCGTTGGCGAGATGCCTGACGCGGCGATCGATGCGGTGATGGATGCGGCCGGCGCTATGACCTCCGAACACTCGGCCATCCTGATCGAGGCGCCCCACGGCGCCGCCAGCAGAGTGGCGGACGCGGACACCGCCTACAGCCAGCGGGACAAACGCTTCAACATCAGCGCGCTCGCAATCTGGGAAGAAGATGGGAATCCGCAGCGACATATTCAGTGGACGCGTGCCTTCGCCGCAAGGATCGAGCCGCTGTCGGGCGGCGGCGCGGCCTACGTGAACTACCTCAGCGACGACGCCAGTGCCGAAGAGGTCAAGGGTGCCTATGGGGGAGAGAAGTACCGGCGGCTGCGGGCGTTGAAGGCGAAGTACGACCCTCAAAACGTCTTCCGCTACAACCAGAACATCCCGCCCGCTTAG
- a CDS encoding ester cyclase: protein MDPSQAVRDEIADLSRGDLEAVLSYYTDDVYFEDTSVPTPCRTKAEMRDFMQVFYDAFPDLRIEIRNVFEGGRYVTAEYDLLGTMRGEFLGHSPTGKAFRIKAVSIYEHNGTLFTKETVYYDSASLLSQIGLSGADLKSSVG from the coding sequence ATGGACCCGTCGCAGGCTGTCCGTGACGAGATCGCGGACCTGAGCCGCGGCGACCTGGAAGCGGTTCTCAGCTACTACACCGACGACGTCTACTTCGAAGATACGTCGGTGCCGACGCCCTGCCGGACCAAGGCCGAGATGCGCGACTTCATGCAGGTCTTTTACGACGCCTTCCCGGACCTGCGGATCGAGATCCGCAACGTCTTCGAGGGCGGTCGCTACGTCACGGCGGAGTACGACCTGCTCGGTACGATGCGGGGCGAATTCCTCGGCCATTCCCCCACCGGCAAGGCCTTCCGCATCAAGGCCGTGTCGATCTACGAACACAACGGCACCCTCTTCACCAAAGAGACGGTCTACTACGACTCTGCATCACTGCTATCGCAGATTGGCTTGAGCGGCGCTGACCTTAAAAGCTCGGTGGGGTGA
- a CDS encoding amidohydrolase family protein, producing MVINFHVHMMRYEVDWPRALGEFYIKEMFQGDCWLTGKPWRPEDFCVPVERLIQDMDAGKIDKSVVLGVGYMPWNAYDPNSAEYVKSMVDAYPDRLIGFFTGNPTGGYEEAKRFEVAVTKYGLRGLKMLPSYNYVALNDRRIWPLYEAAQALKVPVMVHTGWSAMPKGKMLAYDHPLYLEDVMVDFPDLTLVIGHTGFMWAEEVIFFMGKFRNVWGDFAYWAEGIPLWKVAQVWSFAKKMGVMDRFIWGTDYPYVPFTNGLELFSKVAAYTRKHELEPYVTEEDQAGFFGENAARLLGLRESVGVSNGPVAGCP from the coding sequence ATGGTCATCAATTTCCATGTGCACATGATGCGGTACGAGGTCGACTGGCCTCGCGCACTGGGCGAGTTCTACATCAAGGAGATGTTCCAGGGCGACTGCTGGCTGACGGGTAAGCCCTGGCGGCCCGAGGACTTTTGCGTGCCGGTCGAACGGTTGATCCAGGACATGGACGCGGGCAAGATCGACAAGTCGGTGGTGCTGGGCGTGGGCTACATGCCGTGGAATGCCTATGACCCGAACTCCGCCGAGTACGTCAAGAGCATGGTGGACGCGTATCCCGACCGGTTGATTGGTTTCTTCACGGGGAACCCGACCGGCGGCTACGAAGAGGCCAAGCGTTTCGAGGTAGCGGTGACCAAGTATGGCCTGCGCGGGCTGAAGATGCTACCTTCGTATAACTACGTGGCGCTCAACGATCGCCGCATCTGGCCCCTCTACGAGGCCGCCCAGGCGCTCAAGGTGCCGGTCATGGTGCACACGGGATGGAGCGCCATGCCGAAGGGCAAGATGCTCGCCTACGACCATCCCCTTTATCTCGAAGACGTCATGGTCGACTTCCCCGACCTCACGCTGGTCATCGGCCACACCGGCTTCATGTGGGCCGAGGAGGTCATCTTCTTCATGGGCAAGTTCCGTAACGTGTGGGGCGACTTCGCCTATTGGGCCGAGGGAATCCCGCTCTGGAAGGTTGCGCAAGTGTGGAGCTTCGCAAAGAAAATGGGCGTCATGGACCGCTTCATCTGGGGCACCGACTACCCGTATGTGCCGTTCACCAACGGTCTGGAACTCTTCTCTAAGGTCGCGGCCTATACGCGAAAGCACGAGCTAGAACCCTACGTCACCGAGGAGGATCAGGCCGGCTTCTTCGGCGAGAACGCGGCGCGCCTGCTAGGACTGAGGGAATCGGTGGGAGTTTCGAATGGACCCGTCGCAGGCTGTCCGTGA
- a CDS encoding carbohydrate ABC transporter permease yields the protein MTLSGRAQAIAGGSILVLATAIEALQVHYHAGWVFWLWLVAVAFGLTLLGRGLNGVRLDLGTRVVAGLLAIVVVAAIVVPFVVVVLVGSFQSRIELLSGPHILPIHFTTEFYAQLFNAGAGFGSTAASVYGEAYRNSLIVAATVAIFTTLCAILGAYAIARIRFPGRGALHSAVMITYMLPGIILFVPLVGIIKSLQLVDSLPGMFLGHSAIILPFVVWLMVGAFDAVDPDTEYAARVDGCSRAGALRRVVLPLILPSIATTAVFAFLLSWNELLFAKVMYISQTPMLAPTIVNFMDPINRIEPQLSAAGMAASVPVLLLALLMQRYVIRDIGEGSVK from the coding sequence ATGACGCTGTCCGGCCGCGCCCAGGCGATCGCTGGCGGCTCCATCCTGGTGCTGGCCACCGCGATCGAGGCGCTGCAGGTCCACTACCACGCCGGCTGGGTGTTCTGGCTCTGGCTCGTGGCCGTCGCCTTCGGCCTGACGCTCCTCGGCCGCGGGCTCAACGGCGTGCGCTTGGACCTGGGGACCCGGGTCGTCGCCGGGCTTCTGGCTATCGTGGTGGTTGCGGCGATCGTGGTGCCGTTCGTGGTGGTCGTGCTGGTCGGCTCGTTCCAGAGCCGGATCGAGCTGCTCAGCGGCCCGCACATCCTGCCGATTCACTTCACCACGGAGTTTTATGCGCAGTTGTTCAATGCCGGTGCCGGTTTCGGCTCCACCGCAGCGTCGGTCTATGGCGAGGCCTATCGCAATAGCCTGATCGTGGCGGCGACGGTCGCGATCTTCACCACCCTGTGCGCGATCCTCGGCGCCTACGCGATCGCCCGCATTCGGTTTCCTGGACGGGGCGCCCTTCACTCCGCCGTGATGATCACCTACATGCTTCCCGGGATCATCTTGTTCGTCCCGCTGGTCGGGATCATCAAGAGCCTGCAGCTGGTTGATTCGCTGCCGGGAATGTTCCTCGGGCACAGCGCCATCATTCTGCCCTTCGTGGTCTGGTTGATGGTCGGCGCATTCGACGCGGTCGACCCTGATACCGAGTACGCGGCGCGGGTCGACGGATGCAGCCGCGCGGGAGCGCTCCGGCGTGTCGTCCTGCCCCTCATCCTGCCCAGCATCGCGACCACGGCGGTCTTCGCCTTTTTGCTCTCCTGGAACGAGCTCCTGTTCGCGAAGGTCATGTACATCAGCCAGACGCCGATGCTGGCGCCCACCATCGTCAACTTCATGGATCCGATCAATCGGATCGAACCACAGCTCTCCGCGGCGGGAATGGCGGCGAGCGTCCCCGTCCTACTCCTGGCGTTGCTGATGCAGCGCTACGTCATCCGCGACATCGGCGAAGGCTCAGTCAAGTAA
- a CDS encoding XRE family transcriptional regulator, which yields MAIERDAELGGRIHQFRLERGLTLAGLAARVGVTRSFLSSVERGIAYPSIMVLRSIAAAMEIPVFLLFTGRESNGIVVRKRQRKMIRQPNAPYSYELISPDVQHRMEMIIMRLRPGADPAPRAHEGEECALVLKGHVVITVGGIDYELNEGDSIYYNAGLPHKARVVGDQEAEVVSAITPPSF from the coding sequence GTGGCGATCGAACGCGATGCCGAGTTAGGCGGCCGCATCCACCAGTTTCGGTTGGAACGAGGGTTGACCCTGGCGGGGCTCGCCGCCCGGGTCGGGGTGACCCGAAGCTTTCTCAGCAGCGTCGAGCGAGGGATCGCCTATCCCTCGATCATGGTGCTGCGCTCCATCGCGGCCGCCATGGAAATCCCGGTTTTTCTCCTGTTTACCGGCCGCGAGTCGAACGGCATCGTGGTCCGCAAGCGCCAGCGGAAGATGATTCGCCAGCCGAACGCGCCCTATTCGTACGAGCTCATCTCGCCCGACGTCCAGCATCGGATGGAGATGATCATCATGCGGCTGCGCCCCGGCGCCGACCCGGCCCCGCGAGCGCATGAGGGCGAGGAATGCGCGCTCGTCCTCAAGGGGCACGTCGTGATCACCGTCGGCGGCATCGACTACGAGCTGAATGAGGGCGACTCGATCTACTACAACGCCGGGCTGCCGCACAAGGCCCGGGTGGTTGGAGACCAAGAGGCGGAGGTCGTCTCCGCGATCACCCCACCGAGCTTTTAA
- a CDS encoding extracellular solute-binding protein, which yields MSERITVPDWTRRDFLKTSAMAVGGVAMADLLAACGSSAATPQAHVTLNVLLANHTPYYAYIKGSFEQSNNASITLTREAFALLPAKLSTAFASGGYTWDVVYLWRAWVEQFRKYLTPLDSLSFTPDTSDMLPVSLKQIKATDGKFYGLPSNVYTYVLYANKTMLSAAGVAFPTNYEDFVAAAKKMTTGGNFGYVDGWAPGYLFPKYCVWLHLNGGSLYGNPGVGERVNFDSAEAKQATADMKALLPSMPREVVTSPWGIYDVEAKKVFFSGKAAMLIDYQHIWYEGVDSSVSTIGAGNVQVGIVPGKSSGPKSGGQYVGECFAIPKTAKQPQRALELLKYFSNSSNQLGLLTKRTALHQFDPAGEDGFPAYKSDYTNGSLSGTDKQIVDTTFQQQQYKGDRYETRPAYQKIADTIEAAVSSALTGQSTISAAHASGQSALDGVVTDEKAGKFA from the coding sequence ATGTCCGAACGTATCACCGTTCCCGACTGGACCAGGCGCGACTTCCTGAAGACCTCGGCGATGGCCGTGGGGGGGGTCGCGATGGCGGACCTCCTGGCTGCCTGCGGTTCGAGCGCGGCAACTCCGCAGGCGCACGTGACGCTCAACGTCTTGCTTGCCAACCACACTCCTTACTACGCGTACATCAAGGGCAGCTTCGAGCAGAGCAACAATGCGAGCATCACGCTGACGCGCGAGGCGTTCGCGCTCCTACCGGCGAAGCTCTCGACCGCCTTCGCCAGCGGGGGCTACACCTGGGATGTCGTCTACCTGTGGCGTGCCTGGGTGGAGCAGTTTCGCAAATACCTGACGCCCCTCGACTCACTGAGCTTCACCCCGGACACGAGCGACATGCTGCCGGTTTCGCTGAAGCAGATCAAGGCGACAGACGGCAAGTTCTACGGCTTGCCGAGCAACGTCTATACCTATGTCCTCTACGCAAACAAGACGATGCTGAGCGCAGCCGGGGTCGCGTTCCCGACCAATTACGAAGACTTCGTGGCCGCGGCCAAGAAGATGACGACCGGCGGGAACTTCGGCTACGTCGACGGCTGGGCCCCGGGCTACCTCTTCCCCAAGTACTGCGTCTGGCTCCATCTCAACGGCGGCTCGCTGTACGGCAACCCCGGCGTCGGCGAGCGGGTCAACTTCGACAGCGCCGAAGCCAAGCAGGCGACGGCGGACATGAAGGCGCTGCTGCCCTCCATGCCTCGCGAGGTCGTCACCTCGCCCTGGGGCATTTACGACGTCGAAGCCAAGAAGGTGTTCTTTTCCGGCAAAGCGGCGATGCTGATCGACTACCAGCACATCTGGTACGAGGGCGTCGATTCGAGTGTGTCGACCATCGGGGCCGGCAACGTCCAGGTTGGCATCGTCCCTGGCAAGTCGAGCGGCCCGAAATCGGGCGGCCAGTATGTCGGCGAGTGTTTCGCCATCCCCAAGACGGCGAAGCAGCCGCAACGAGCCCTGGAGCTGCTCAAATATTTCTCGAATTCCTCGAACCAGCTGGGGTTGCTGACCAAGCGGACCGCACTTCACCAGTTCGATCCTGCCGGCGAGGACGGCTTTCCAGCCTACAAGTCCGACTACACCAATGGGTCGCTTTCCGGGACGGACAAGCAGATCGTCGACACGACCTTCCAGCAGCAACAGTACAAGGGTGACCGGTACGAGACCCGTCCCGCCTATCAGAAGATCGCCGACACGATCGAGGCGGCGGTGTCTTCGGCGCTGACCGGGCAGTCCACCATCTCGGCGGCCCACGCTTCCGGCCAGTCGGCGCTCGACGGGGTCGTCACTGACGAGAAGGCGGGCAAGTTCGCGTAG
- a CDS encoding sugar ABC transporter permease: MIQAIKRRRSPSDLTIRGEQHFYAGVFLLPTLLIALGLVAYPLVYSLLLTVRSAGDLPGTLGPWIGFSNWTHLAGDPVFRQSFVQSVMYVVPACVVGVSIALGVAVVLNQDFPGRRIARACLLIPWALPPVVVAAMFEWFLDGRRGLLGAWLTALGITARPPDFFSGIPGTLFTLVGIHVWKTFPLLAIMFVVALQYLPKETVHAARIDGAGMLQRFRYVVLPHLRPTIVAAVIIELLITLQLFDLIYALTLGGPGAYSTYNLYFYAYKNTFEYQDFGYGAVLAYVVSALVIVCALILTRGRATRSQLAGG; the protein is encoded by the coding sequence GTGATCCAAGCCATCAAGCGACGGCGCAGCCCCAGCGACCTCACGATCAGAGGCGAGCAGCACTTTTATGCCGGCGTGTTCCTGCTGCCCACTCTGCTGATCGCCCTCGGGCTGGTGGCGTATCCGCTCGTGTACTCACTGCTCCTCACGGTTCGCAGCGCCGGCGACCTTCCCGGAACGCTGGGCCCCTGGATCGGCTTCAGCAACTGGACTCACCTGGCGGGCGACCCGGTCTTTCGCCAGTCCTTCGTGCAGTCGGTCATGTACGTGGTTCCGGCCTGCGTCGTCGGCGTCAGCATCGCGCTGGGCGTGGCCGTGGTGCTCAATCAAGACTTCCCCGGCCGGCGCATCGCTCGCGCGTGCCTTCTCATCCCATGGGCGCTGCCACCGGTGGTCGTGGCGGCCATGTTCGAATGGTTCCTCGACGGGCGACGTGGCCTTCTCGGCGCCTGGCTGACCGCGCTTGGGATCACCGCGCGTCCACCCGACTTCTTCAGCGGTATTCCCGGAACACTCTTTACCCTGGTGGGGATCCACGTCTGGAAGACGTTCCCGTTGCTCGCCATCATGTTCGTGGTCGCGCTCCAGTACCTGCCCAAGGAGACGGTCCACGCCGCGCGGATCGACGGGGCTGGGATGCTGCAACGGTTTCGCTACGTCGTGCTCCCCCACTTGCGGCCCACCATCGTGGCGGCGGTCATTATCGAGCTGCTCATCACCCTTCAGCTCTTCGACCTCATCTATGCGTTGACGCTCGGAGGTCCGGGTGCTTACTCGACCTACAACCTCTACTTCTACGCCTACAAGAACACGTTCGAGTATCAGGACTTTGGCTACGGCGCGGTGCTCGCCTACGTTGTCTCGGCGCTGGTCATCGTCTGCGCGCTGATCCTGACCCGCGGCCGTGCCACGCGCAGCCAGCTGGCGGGCGGGTGA
- a CDS encoding D-aminoacylase has product MFDTLIVNARIADGTGNPWFPGEIGITRDRIEAVGKLDGQAEARLVIDARGHMVAPGFIDIHSHSEFLLPVKGHAQVLAPFVKQGITTIVTGNCGYAPAPVNVKTLDQMKSYTTFLKGEELPWEWRSFGEFLDYLETNGVSMNVVPMVAHGPVRIHEVGFEGRELTRDEFQRMKELIRRSVEEGAFGFSTGLLYAPGIFAPPEEIIELASALPKDAIYTSHVRGSSETLIPATREVIRVGEENGIACQHSHIEAFGRPNWPKIDRAIELHEQARARGVDTGFDVIPYIAANTTLLAIYPPWALAGGVDALLERLRDSQTRKKIAQSIEEDVPGWPCWMPGGWPHNLVEATGWKNVWVMWVESERNKHLEGKSLEAIAIERGKDPFEVAADLTLEENGHAMCLYFGVSGELNEEAGLEKLMAHPYASFETDAIITGKGVPHPAGYGAMPRVLGHFVRNRKLFSLEDAVRRITSLPAQRFGLKKRGAIREGAFADLVVFDPTTIDDKTTYTEPTREPVGIDYVMINGQVVVDHGRFDAKTLAGQVVRRGAANA; this is encoded by the coding sequence ATGTTTGACACCCTGATCGTAAACGCGCGGATCGCGGACGGAACCGGCAACCCATGGTTTCCAGGGGAAATCGGCATCACCCGCGACCGCATCGAGGCCGTCGGTAAGCTCGACGGTCAGGCCGAGGCCCGTCTGGTGATCGATGCCCGGGGGCACATGGTGGCCCCCGGGTTCATCGATATCCACTCCCACAGTGAGTTCCTGTTGCCGGTCAAGGGCCACGCGCAGGTGCTGGCGCCCTTCGTCAAGCAGGGAATCACGACCATCGTGACCGGCAACTGCGGCTACGCGCCGGCGCCCGTCAACGTCAAGACGCTCGACCAGATGAAGAGTTACACGACCTTCCTGAAAGGGGAGGAGCTGCCCTGGGAATGGCGCAGTTTCGGGGAGTTCCTCGACTACCTCGAAACGAATGGGGTGTCAATGAATGTCGTGCCGATGGTCGCCCACGGCCCGGTCCGCATCCACGAGGTGGGATTCGAGGGGCGCGAGCTGACGCGTGATGAGTTCCAACGGATGAAGGAACTGATCCGGCGCTCTGTGGAGGAAGGCGCCTTCGGCTTTTCGACCGGTTTGCTGTACGCGCCGGGGATCTTCGCCCCCCCGGAGGAAATCATTGAGCTCGCCTCGGCGCTCCCGAAGGACGCGATCTACACCAGCCACGTCCGCGGATCGAGTGAGACCTTGATCCCGGCCACCCGCGAAGTGATCCGGGTGGGAGAGGAGAACGGCATCGCCTGCCAGCACTCGCACATCGAGGCCTTCGGCCGGCCGAACTGGCCAAAGATCGATCGGGCGATCGAGCTCCACGAGCAGGCCCGGGCGCGCGGAGTCGACACCGGCTTCGACGTCATCCCCTACATCGCCGCCAACACCACGCTGCTCGCGATCTACCCACCCTGGGCGCTAGCGGGCGGCGTCGACGCTCTGCTGGAGCGGCTTCGTGACTCTCAGACTCGCAAGAAGATCGCCCAGTCGATCGAGGAGGATGTGCCCGGCTGGCCGTGCTGGATGCCGGGCGGGTGGCCTCACAACCTGGTCGAGGCCACCGGGTGGAAAAACGTGTGGGTGATGTGGGTCGAAAGCGAACGCAACAAGCATCTCGAAGGCAAGAGCCTCGAGGCAATCGCCATCGAGCGTGGCAAGGATCCGTTCGAGGTGGCGGCGGACCTGACGCTGGAGGAGAACGGGCACGCGATGTGCCTCTACTTCGGTGTCTCGGGCGAACTCAATGAGGAGGCGGGGCTGGAGAAGCTCATGGCACATCCCTACGCCTCCTTCGAGACCGACGCGATCATCACCGGCAAAGGCGTCCCGCACCCGGCGGGGTATGGGGCGATGCCGCGAGTGCTCGGCCATTTCGTGCGCAACCGCAAATTGTTTTCTCTGGAAGACGCGGTGCGGCGCATCACCTCGCTGCCCGCGCAGCGGTTCGGCCTCAAGAAGCGGGGTGCGATCCGGGAGGGCGCGTTCGCCGATCTGGTCGTCTTCGATCCGACGACGATTGACGACAAGACCACCTACACCGAACCGACAAGGGAGCCGGTCGGCATCGACTACGTCATGATCAACGGCCAGGTGGTGGTCGACCACGGTCGATTCGACGCGAAAACGCTGGCGGGGCAGGTAGTTCGACGGGGGGCCGCGAACGCGTGA
- a CDS encoding ABC transporter ATP-binding protein: MASVRLEHLSKTYRGGVSALQDLTVTIPNGEFVCILGPSGSGKSTALKLMAGIEEASAGRIFFDDEDVTLTTPERRDIAMVFQSYGLYPQMTVAENIAFPLMLRKVPKAVRAKQVEEVCGLLGIGKLLRRYPRQLSGGERQRVALGRAIVRDPRVFLLDEPLSNLDANLRVSMRQELRRLHEILGATFIYVTHDQDDALAMGDRVLVLAEGRLQQYDAATRVYQYPANRFVASFLGRLPMNFFQGTLEMRGDLVTFRNDDLLLAVPDGKPPAAGTATLGVRPDAIVVRAAHPGKDAPVGFVRWLEVVQPDLYATVEVGSHRIIAKVPDGEPLEVGQPAYLHFNSGKLHLFDPTTGARLNPAPEEAPPALSRKREALA; the protein is encoded by the coding sequence ATGGCCAGTGTCCGGCTCGAGCACCTCTCCAAGACCTACCGGGGCGGCGTCAGCGCGCTCCAGGACCTGACGGTGACGATTCCGAATGGCGAGTTCGTCTGCATCCTGGGGCCGTCCGGGTCCGGAAAAAGCACCGCCCTCAAGCTGATGGCCGGCATCGAGGAGGCGAGCGCCGGCCGGATCTTCTTCGACGACGAGGACGTGACCCTGACCACGCCGGAGCGGCGCGACATCGCGATGGTCTTTCAGTCGTATGGGCTCTACCCGCAGATGACGGTCGCCGAGAACATCGCTTTTCCATTGATGCTGCGCAAGGTGCCGAAGGCTGTGAGGGCCAAACAGGTCGAGGAGGTCTGCGGGCTGCTGGGGATCGGAAAGCTGCTTCGGCGTTATCCGCGGCAGCTCAGCGGCGGTGAGCGGCAACGTGTCGCGCTGGGTCGCGCCATCGTCCGAGACCCGCGCGTCTTCTTATTGGACGAGCCGCTCAGCAACCTGGACGCCAATCTGCGGGTCTCGATGCGGCAGGAGCTACGACGCCTGCACGAGATCCTGGGCGCCACCTTCATCTACGTCACGCACGACCAGGACGACGCGCTGGCGATGGGTGACCGCGTCCTCGTTCTGGCCGAAGGCCGGCTGCAGCAGTACGATGCGGCGACCCGCGTCTATCAGTATCCGGCCAATCGGTTCGTTGCGTCGTTCCTTGGCCGGCTGCCGATGAACTTTTTCCAGGGCACCCTCGAAATGCGCGGTGACCTCGTCACCTTTAGAAACGACGACCTCCTTCTTGCCGTGCCGGACGGCAAGCCCCCCGCCGCCGGCACGGCAACCCTGGGCGTGCGGCCGGACGCAATCGTCGTCCGTGCCGCTCACCCAGGCAAAGATGCGCCCGTTGGTTTCGTGCGCTGGCTCGAGGTCGTCCAACCCGACCTGTACGCGACCGTCGAGGTCGGCAGCCACCGGATCATCGCGAAGGTTCCCGACGGTGAGCCGCTCGAGGTCGGCCAGCCGGCCTATCTGCATTTCAATTCCGGGAAACTCCACCTCTTCGACCCGACGACCGGCGCCCGCCTGAATCCGGCACCGGAGGAGGCGCCCCCTGCGCTGAGCCGCAAACGGGAGGCGCTGGCGTGA